The following proteins are encoded in a genomic region of Actinomadura sp. NAK00032:
- a CDS encoding iron ABC transporter permease, giving the protein MTTVATERPPDAALVRRPARVRVLWLVAAGAVLAAVMAASVVLGSRDVSLSDVWAALGGADDTIERAAVAKRIPRTLLAVLLGAALALSGAVMQGVTRNPLADPGILGVNMGASLAVVIGAAYFGLTSPVGYIWVAMAGAAVTAGFVYGVGSLGRGGATPLKVALAGAATSAAFASLVSAVVLPRNDIAGGFRLWQVGGVGGASYERIGQVLPFLLAGLAVCLLSARSLNSLALGDEVAAGLGERVTLIRATASLGAVVLCGAATAVAGPIAFVGLIVPHACRLLVGVDHRWLLPASVLAGAALLTASDVVGRVVARPQDIEVGIVTAVIGAPFFIHIVRSRKVREL; this is encoded by the coding sequence GTGACGACGGTCGCAACCGAACGTCCGCCGGACGCCGCGCTCGTGCGGCGTCCGGCGCGCGTGCGCGTGCTGTGGCTGGTCGCCGCGGGCGCGGTCCTGGCCGCCGTGATGGCGGCCTCCGTCGTGCTCGGCTCGCGCGACGTCTCGCTCTCGGACGTCTGGGCCGCGCTCGGCGGCGCGGACGACACCATCGAACGGGCCGCCGTCGCGAAGCGGATCCCGCGCACGCTCCTCGCGGTGCTGCTCGGCGCCGCGCTCGCCCTGTCCGGCGCCGTCATGCAGGGCGTGACCCGCAATCCGCTGGCCGACCCCGGCATCCTCGGCGTCAACATGGGCGCGTCGCTCGCCGTCGTCATCGGCGCCGCCTATTTCGGGCTCACCTCGCCAGTCGGGTACATCTGGGTCGCGATGGCGGGCGCCGCGGTCACGGCGGGGTTCGTCTACGGGGTCGGGTCGCTCGGGCGCGGCGGCGCCACGCCCCTGAAGGTCGCGCTCGCCGGCGCCGCGACGTCGGCGGCGTTCGCGTCGCTGGTCAGCGCCGTCGTGCTGCCCCGCAACGACATCGCCGGGGGCTTCCGGCTGTGGCAGGTCGGCGGGGTCGGCGGCGCCTCCTACGAGCGGATCGGGCAGGTGCTGCCGTTCCTGCTCGCCGGTCTCGCGGTGTGCCTGCTGTCGGCGCGGTCGCTGAACTCGCTCGCGCTCGGCGACGAGGTCGCGGCCGGGCTCGGCGAGCGCGTCACCCTGATCCGCGCCACGGCCTCGCTCGGCGCCGTCGTGCTGTGCGGTGCGGCGACCGCCGTCGCCGGGCCGATCGCCTTCGTCGGCCTCATCGTCCCGCACGCCTGCCGGCTGCTCGTCGGCGTCGACCACCGCTGGCTGCTGCCGGCGTCCGTGCTCGCCGGCGCGGCGCTGCTCACCGCCTCCGACGTGGTCGGGCGCGTGGTGGCGCGGCCCCAGGACATCGAGGTCGGCATCGTCACGGCGGTCATCGGCGCGCCGTTCTTCATCCACATCGTCCGCAGCCGGAAGGTGCGTGAGCTGTGA
- a CDS encoding WhiB family transcriptional regulator encodes MTNHWSESASCRSLDPELFFPVSREAVYTTQIAPIRRLCAACPVAGPCLEWALATGEPHGIWAGTTPSERRRIRATRGRRLTRG; translated from the coding sequence ATGACGAACCACTGGTCCGAGTCGGCGTCGTGCCGGTCGCTCGACCCCGAACTGTTCTTCCCGGTGTCCCGCGAGGCGGTGTACACGACGCAGATCGCACCGATCCGCCGGCTCTGCGCCGCCTGCCCCGTCGCGGGCCCCTGCCTGGAATGGGCGCTGGCCACGGGAGAGCCGCACGGCATCTGGGCGGGGACGACGCCGAGCGAGCGGCGCCGCATCCGCGCCACCCGGGGCCGGCGGCTGACGAGGGGATGA
- a CDS encoding response regulator transcription factor: MRIVIAEDDPLLREGMAALLRAESLDVVAAADGPDAFLDAVERGRPDVAIVDVRMPPTHTDEGIRAAVEARRRRPGLAVLVLSAHVEQAFASELLAGGADRLGYLLKERIGRVEQFLVALRRVAEGGTAIDPEVVTQLITRGRADTGLERLTGRERDVLALMAEGLGNTAIAERLVVTDGAVHKHIRNIFAKLDLAPTDRVSRRVAAVLRYLEDTRRRG, encoded by the coding sequence GTGCGGATCGTGATCGCCGAGGACGACCCGCTGCTGCGCGAGGGCATGGCGGCGCTGCTGCGCGCCGAGTCCCTGGACGTGGTGGCCGCCGCCGACGGCCCGGACGCCTTCCTCGACGCGGTCGAGCGGGGCCGCCCGGACGTCGCCATCGTCGACGTCCGGATGCCGCCGACCCACACCGACGAGGGGATCCGGGCGGCGGTCGAGGCGCGGCGCCGGCGGCCCGGGCTCGCCGTCCTCGTCCTGTCCGCCCATGTCGAGCAGGCGTTCGCGAGCGAGCTGCTCGCCGGGGGCGCCGACCGGCTCGGGTACCTGCTCAAGGAGCGGATCGGCCGGGTCGAGCAGTTCCTGGTCGCGCTGCGCCGGGTCGCCGAGGGCGGCACGGCCATCGACCCCGAGGTCGTCACGCAGCTCATCACGCGCGGCCGCGCCGACACCGGGCTGGAGCGGCTGACCGGCCGGGAGCGCGACGTGCTCGCGCTGATGGCGGAGGGGCTCGGCAACACCGCCATCGCCGAGCGGCTCGTCGTCACCGACGGCGCCGTCCACAAGCACATCCGCAACATCTTCGCCAAGCTCGACCTCGCCCCGACCGACCGCGTCTCCCGCCGCGTCGCCGCCGTCCTGCGCTACCTGGAGGACACCAGGCGGCGCGGCTAG
- a CDS encoding iron chelate uptake ABC transporter family permease subunit: MTALAPAPAAVRAVASGRRRRAARRRALVGTLAALVVAGFAVTLMVGQTFYPPGDVLRVVFGEQVPGASFTVGRLRLPRVVLAVAAGFAFGLGGVTFQTLLRNPLASPDIIGISAGASAAASIAIVVFSLGGTQVSVFAIVSALGVALLMYVLAFRDGVVGTRLILIGIGVAAMGEAVTSYVLSRAGEWDLQEATRWLTGSLNGTTWEQVVPTVAALAVLTPALLFLARDLSALRLGDDTASALGVRVERTRIAVIVAATGLIAFATAAAGPIAFVAFLSGPIAARLIGTGGSPLLPAGLVGALLVLTGDFIGQFAFDTRYPVGVVTGVLGAPYLVYLIVRTHRAGGSL, from the coding sequence GTGACCGCCCTCGCTCCCGCCCCCGCCGCCGTCCGGGCCGTCGCGAGCGGCCGCCGCAGGCGCGCGGCCCGGCGCCGCGCCCTCGTCGGGACGCTGGCGGCGCTGGTCGTCGCGGGGTTCGCCGTCACGCTGATGGTCGGGCAGACGTTCTACCCGCCCGGCGACGTGCTCCGCGTGGTCTTCGGCGAGCAGGTGCCCGGGGCGTCGTTCACGGTCGGGCGGCTCCGGCTGCCGCGCGTCGTCCTCGCCGTCGCCGCCGGGTTCGCGTTCGGGCTCGGCGGCGTCACGTTCCAGACGCTGCTCCGCAACCCGCTGGCGAGCCCCGACATCATCGGGATCAGCGCCGGGGCGAGCGCCGCCGCGTCCATCGCGATCGTCGTGTTCTCCCTGGGCGGGACGCAGGTGTCGGTGTTCGCGATCGTCTCCGCGCTGGGCGTCGCGCTGCTGATGTACGTGCTGGCGTTCCGGGACGGCGTGGTCGGCACGCGGCTCATCCTGATCGGCATCGGGGTCGCCGCGATGGGCGAGGCCGTCACCTCCTACGTGCTGTCGCGGGCGGGGGAGTGGGACCTCCAGGAGGCCACGCGCTGGCTGACCGGCAGCCTCAACGGCACGACGTGGGAGCAGGTCGTGCCGACCGTCGCGGCGCTGGCCGTCCTCACGCCGGCCCTGCTGTTCCTGGCGCGGGACCTGTCGGCGCTGCGGCTCGGCGACGACACCGCGTCCGCGCTCGGGGTCCGCGTCGAGCGCACCCGCATCGCGGTGATCGTCGCCGCCACCGGTCTGATCGCGTTCGCCACGGCGGCCGCCGGGCCGATCGCGTTCGTGGCGTTCCTGTCCGGCCCCATCGCGGCCCGCCTGATCGGGACGGGCGGCTCCCCGCTGCTGCCCGCCGGGCTCGTCGGCGCCCTGCTGGTGCTGACCGGCGACTTCATCGGCCAGTTCGCGTTCGACACCCGCTACCCGGTCGGCGTCGTCACCGGCGTCCTCGGCGCGCCGTACCTCGTCTACCTGATCGTCCGCACCCACCGTGCCGGAGGCTCGCTGTGA
- a CDS encoding ABC transporter ATP-binding protein, translated as MTTSHSLAAEGLSLGYGDRAVIDSLDLAVPPGEMTVIVGANACGKSTLLRSLSRLLAPRTGRVVLDGREVHRMPAKELARTLGLLPQSPVAPEGITVLDLVSRGRHPHQGVFSRWKTEDDAAVAAALAATRTADLADRAVDELSGGQRQRVWIAMALAQQTDLLLLDEPTTFLDASHQIEVLDLLTDLNRDRGTTIVMVLHDLNLAARYGDHLIALAGGRLHACGAPADVLTEEVVRTVFDLDSRIIEDPVSGRPLMLPIGRHHTHPTAARAER; from the coding sequence GTGACCACGTCCCACTCCCTGGCGGCCGAGGGCCTCAGCCTCGGCTACGGCGACCGCGCCGTCATCGACTCCCTCGACCTGGCCGTGCCGCCCGGCGAGATGACGGTCATCGTCGGCGCGAACGCCTGCGGGAAGTCGACGCTGCTGCGCTCCCTGTCCCGGCTGCTCGCGCCCCGCACGGGCCGGGTCGTGCTGGACGGCCGGGAGGTGCACCGCATGCCCGCCAAGGAACTCGCCCGCACGCTCGGGCTGCTGCCGCAGTCGCCGGTCGCCCCCGAGGGCATCACGGTGCTCGACCTCGTCAGCCGGGGCCGCCACCCCCACCAGGGCGTCTTCTCCCGGTGGAAGACCGAGGACGACGCCGCCGTCGCCGCCGCCCTGGCGGCCACGCGGACCGCCGACCTCGCCGACCGCGCCGTCGACGAGCTGTCCGGCGGGCAGCGGCAGCGGGTGTGGATCGCGATGGCGCTGGCCCAGCAGACCGACCTGCTGCTGCTGGACGAGCCCACCACCTTCCTCGACGCCAGCCACCAGATCGAGGTCCTGGACCTGCTCACCGACCTGAACCGCGACCGCGGCACCACGATCGTGATGGTCCTGCACGACCTCAACCTCGCCGCCCGCTACGGCGACCACCTCATCGCCCTCGCCGGCGGCCGGCTGCACGCCTGCGGCGCCCCGGCCGACGTCCTCACCGAGGAGGTCGTGCGCACCGTCTTCGACCTGGACAGCCGCATCATCGAGGATCCGGTCTCCGGGCGCCCCCTGATGCTCCCCATCGGCCGCCACCACACCCACCCCACCGCAGCACGGGCGGAGCGCTAG
- a CDS encoding FtsX-like permease family protein, whose translation MLLLALQMLRYRKGTFVATFIALCAGVLVLTVCGVLTESGLRYNGLPQRYSDALAVVAKRDLTVAGPEKFGERETTKLVLPERGGVPESLVARIAAVPGVKQAVADRSVTVALPAAASVPTLGHGWASAALGPHRMVSGAPPRADDEIAVDARLAAAGKLKPGAAVQLLAGGAAHPVRVSGVVDTGDAKGTSAALFFTDARAAALDPHPGRVDAVGVLAAPGADREAVTAKVERIAGAAQAKAYTGDERGLAEEPEAAAAKEMTMQAGAAFAGYAVMIIVFVVAATVGLSVRHRRRDIALLRAIAATPAQVRRLILGEVGMLAALAAVVGVPAGFAATLWIRDQLVDRGFVPESFEVRGGALAALASIAAVAVVALLSALVAARRTTAIRPTEALGEAAVETSLGGRFRIVSGAVCLVGAVAMIGLTGTATGQTAMGVAFGMLIAFVVAVALLAPWINRAAAQVLGPVLRTVWGDSGYLAAANLHGNARSMVAVLTGLVLSVGLGGTVWFLQDNLDRQTVAQSRDGTIAQHVLAGAAGLPASAAEDARRVPGVLAATGVRRTSVIAPTDIEPMTFVAQGVDPQGVEKTLDLGVKSGRLGDLRAGAVAVSTSLAGQNDLRVGKDVKLWLGDGTPVTLRVVATYDRNFGFGDVTLANETLAGHTATGLNDHVLIRTARGVDSGAALKGLAAKYPASAVTGTSELNGELAKDLAISAWLNKMLIAVLVGYAVLAAANTLIMAGLSRARELSLLRLVGLTRGQVRRMAYAEQSVLLGVALAIGVGIAAVTLSSVVNALAGQRVPYVPAAGWITIVGGTVLLALVATVLPIVRLMRTPPVEGIGIRE comes from the coding sequence GTGCTGCTCCTCGCCCTGCAGATGCTGCGGTACCGGAAGGGCACCTTCGTCGCGACGTTCATCGCGCTGTGCGCCGGCGTGCTGGTCCTCACCGTGTGCGGCGTCCTCACCGAGTCGGGGCTGCGCTACAACGGGCTGCCGCAGCGGTATTCGGACGCGCTCGCCGTCGTCGCCAAGCGCGACCTCACGGTGGCCGGTCCCGAGAAGTTCGGGGAGCGCGAGACCACGAAGCTCGTGCTGCCCGAACGCGGCGGAGTGCCCGAGTCGCTGGTCGCGCGGATCGCCGCGGTCCCCGGCGTGAAGCAGGCCGTGGCCGACCGGTCGGTCACGGTCGCGCTGCCGGCGGCGGCGTCCGTCCCCACGCTGGGCCACGGCTGGGCCAGCGCCGCGCTGGGCCCGCACCGCATGGTGTCGGGCGCACCGCCGCGCGCCGACGACGAGATCGCGGTAGACGCCCGTCTCGCCGCGGCCGGGAAGCTGAAGCCCGGCGCCGCCGTGCAACTCCTCGCCGGCGGGGCCGCCCACCCGGTCCGGGTGAGCGGCGTCGTCGACACCGGCGACGCGAAGGGGACGAGCGCGGCGCTGTTCTTCACCGACGCGCGGGCCGCCGCGCTCGACCCGCACCCGGGCCGCGTCGACGCGGTCGGGGTGCTCGCCGCGCCGGGCGCCGACCGGGAGGCGGTGACCGCGAAGGTCGAGCGCATCGCGGGCGCCGCCCAGGCCAAGGCCTACACCGGCGACGAGCGGGGGCTCGCCGAGGAGCCCGAGGCCGCCGCCGCCAAGGAGATGACCATGCAGGCCGGCGCCGCGTTCGCCGGCTACGCCGTGATGATCATCGTGTTCGTCGTCGCGGCCACGGTCGGCCTGTCGGTGCGGCACCGCCGCCGCGACATCGCGCTGCTGCGGGCGATCGCGGCGACCCCGGCGCAGGTGCGCAGGCTCATCCTCGGCGAGGTGGGGATGCTGGCCGCGCTCGCCGCGGTCGTGGGCGTCCCGGCCGGCTTCGCCGCCACCCTCTGGATCCGCGACCAGCTCGTCGACCGGGGCTTCGTGCCGGAGTCGTTCGAGGTGCGCGGCGGCGCGCTCGCCGCGCTCGCGTCGATCGCGGCCGTGGCCGTCGTGGCGCTGCTCTCGGCACTGGTCGCGGCGCGCCGCACCACCGCCATCCGGCCCACCGAGGCGCTCGGCGAGGCCGCCGTCGAGACGTCCCTCGGCGGCAGGTTCCGGATCGTGTCCGGCGCGGTGTGCCTCGTCGGCGCGGTGGCGATGATCGGGCTCACCGGCACCGCGACCGGGCAGACCGCCATGGGCGTCGCGTTCGGCATGCTGATCGCGTTCGTGGTGGCGGTCGCGCTGCTCGCGCCGTGGATCAACCGGGCCGCCGCGCAGGTCCTCGGCCCGGTCCTGCGGACCGTCTGGGGCGACAGCGGGTACCTGGCCGCCGCGAACCTGCACGGCAACGCGCGCAGCATGGTGGCGGTGCTGACCGGGCTCGTCCTGTCGGTGGGGCTGGGCGGCACCGTCTGGTTCCTGCAGGACAACCTCGACCGGCAGACGGTCGCGCAGAGCCGGGACGGCACGATCGCGCAGCACGTGCTGGCCGGCGCCGCCGGGCTGCCCGCGTCGGCCGCCGAGGACGCGCGCCGCGTCCCGGGCGTGCTCGCCGCGACCGGCGTGCGCCGCACGTCGGTCATCGCGCCGACGGACATCGAGCCCATGACGTTCGTCGCGCAGGGCGTCGACCCGCAGGGCGTGGAGAAGACCCTGGACCTCGGCGTCAAGTCGGGACGCCTGGGCGACCTGCGCGCCGGCGCCGTCGCCGTGTCGACCTCCCTCGCCGGCCAGAACGACCTGCGGGTCGGCAAGGACGTGAAGCTGTGGCTCGGCGACGGCACGCCGGTCACGCTGCGGGTCGTGGCGACCTACGACCGCAACTTCGGGTTCGGGGACGTCACGCTGGCCAACGAGACGCTCGCCGGGCACACCGCGACCGGGCTGAACGACCACGTGCTGATCCGCACCGCGCGGGGCGTCGACTCGGGGGCCGCGCTGAAGGGGCTCGCGGCGAAGTACCCGGCGAGCGCCGTGACCGGCACGAGCGAGCTCAACGGCGAGCTGGCCAAGGACCTCGCGATCAGCGCGTGGCTGAACAAGATGCTGATCGCCGTCCTGGTCGGCTACGCGGTGCTCGCCGCCGCCAACACGCTGATCATGGCGGGGCTGTCGCGGGCCCGGGAGCTGTCGCTGCTGCGGCTGGTCGGGCTGACCCGCGGCCAGGTGCGGCGGATGGCCTACGCCGAGCAGTCCGTCCTGCTCGGGGTGGCGCTCGCGATCGGCGTGGGGATCGCGGCGGTCACGCTGTCCTCGGTCGTCAACGCGCTCGCCGGGCAGCGCGTCCCGTACGTCCCGGCCGCCGGGTGGATCACCATCGTCGGCGGGACCGTCCTGCTCGCGCTGGTCGCGACCGTCCTGCCGATCGTGCGGCTGATGCGGACACCGCCCGTCGAGGGCATCGGCATCCGCGAGTAG
- a CDS encoding LuxR family transcriptional regulator produces MTVDERPDAESPLEPRTGRRGLVRVRADLPAVASDVQVSWGDGGSRQVLQGRREERARLAEVLDAARGGESRALVLTGEPGVGKTALLNHLAAGARGFEVSRVAGVQAEMKLAFAGLHRLCAPMADRLAGLPAPQRDALRTAFGMSAGPEPDHFLVGLAVLGLLAETSRERPLLCLVDDAQWLDSASLEVLAFAARRLRNDAVAIVLANRVPGSAPALTGLPELVVAGLAVQDARALLTAAVPGPWDAQVLERIADETGGNPLALLEMAGEASAAEFAGGFGPPGPGATDGRIQDIYRRRVARLAPGTRMLLLVAAAEPGGDPVPLWRAADRLGIAIEAVTPAVSAGLCRIGDRVRFRHPLVRSAAYWTASPQERGRAHGVLAEVTDPGADPDRRAWHAAQAAATPAEDLAAGLEDAVGRARARGGAAAAAAFLARAVELTPDPARRRDRALAAAQAAHQAGAARAASRMLSIAEAGTLDRGRRGRAELLRARIAVTADPGAAAPLLLGAALRLRPQDAPLARDAHLEAIGAAILAGGPAGEAPAAAAAAARSAPPPPAPPRPGDLLLDGMARCLTDGLAAGAAALRTAADAFRAPNLPDEDGLQWGWLAGVAAATLWDYGTWDALTDRYVRLVRGAGRAGELPLALTARIAAKVLGGDLAAAAALVAEAETVSEATGNARSPYGALMLAAWQGREAGTAALAKAVAAEAASRGDGHGPVLGAWATAVLCNGLGRYQDALAAAAGCAGDGPADVATETWVLPECVEAAVRGGAPQRAAAPLRRLEVLARTAGTDWALGLHARSRALTGTGATAEEDYREAIDRLGRTRLRGELARAHLLYGEWLRRGRHRRPAREQLRTAHEAFTEMGMGAFAERAARELSATGEHVRRRAADTGRELTAQEAQIVRLVREGLTNPEIGARMFISPRTVEWHLRKIFAKLDVTSRKQLQPHASGA; encoded by the coding sequence ATGACGGTGGACGAACGGCCTGACGCCGAGTCGCCACTGGAGCCGCGGACGGGACGGCGGGGGCTCGTCCGCGTGCGGGCGGACCTCCCCGCGGTCGCCTCGGACGTGCAGGTCAGCTGGGGTGACGGCGGTTCCCGCCAGGTGCTGCAGGGGCGCCGGGAGGAGCGCGCGAGGCTCGCCGAGGTGCTCGATGCCGCCCGCGGCGGCGAGAGCCGGGCCCTGGTGCTGACCGGCGAGCCGGGCGTCGGCAAGACGGCGCTGCTGAACCACCTGGCCGCCGGGGCCCGCGGGTTCGAGGTCTCGCGCGTCGCCGGCGTCCAGGCGGAGATGAAGCTGGCGTTCGCCGGGCTGCACCGGCTGTGCGCGCCGATGGCCGACCGGCTCGCCGGCCTGCCCGCGCCGCAGCGCGACGCGCTCCGGACCGCGTTCGGCATGAGCGCGGGCCCCGAGCCCGACCACTTCCTCGTCGGGCTGGCCGTGCTCGGGCTGCTGGCGGAGACATCGCGGGAACGGCCGCTGCTGTGCCTCGTGGACGACGCCCAATGGCTCGACTCCGCGTCGCTGGAGGTCCTGGCGTTCGCCGCCCGCAGGCTGCGCAACGACGCGGTGGCGATCGTCCTGGCGAACCGCGTGCCCGGCTCGGCGCCCGCGCTGACGGGGCTGCCGGAGCTGGTCGTCGCGGGGCTGGCCGTCCAGGACGCGCGGGCGCTGCTGACGGCGGCCGTGCCGGGCCCCTGGGACGCGCAGGTGCTGGAGCGGATCGCCGACGAGACGGGCGGCAACCCGCTGGCGCTGCTGGAGATGGCCGGTGAGGCGTCGGCGGCGGAGTTCGCGGGCGGGTTCGGCCCGCCCGGCCCCGGCGCCACCGACGGCCGGATCCAGGACATCTACCGGCGGCGGGTGGCGCGGCTCGCGCCCGGCACGCGGATGCTGCTGCTGGTGGCGGCGGCGGAGCCGGGCGGCGACCCGGTGCCGCTGTGGCGCGCCGCGGACCGGCTCGGCATCGCCATCGAGGCGGTGACCCCGGCGGTGTCGGCCGGGCTGTGCCGCATCGGCGACCGGGTCCGGTTCCGGCATCCGCTGGTGCGCTCGGCCGCCTACTGGACGGCGTCGCCGCAGGAGCGCGGCCGCGCGCACGGCGTGCTGGCCGAGGTCACCGACCCCGGTGCCGACCCGGACCGGCGCGCCTGGCACGCCGCGCAGGCCGCCGCCACCCCCGCCGAGGACCTCGCGGCCGGGCTGGAGGACGCGGTCGGCCGGGCCCGCGCGCGCGGCGGCGCGGCCGCGGCGGCGGCGTTCCTGGCCCGCGCCGTCGAGCTGACCCCGGACCCGGCCCGGCGCCGGGACCGCGCCCTGGCCGCGGCGCAGGCGGCGCACCAGGCCGGGGCGGCGCGCGCCGCGTCGCGGATGCTGTCCATCGCCGAGGCGGGCACGCTCGACCGGGGCCGGCGCGGCCGGGCCGAGCTGCTGCGCGCCCGGATCGCGGTCACCGCCGACCCCGGCGCCGCGGCCCCGCTGCTGCTCGGCGCCGCCCTGCGGCTCCGGCCGCAGGACGCGCCGCTCGCCCGCGACGCCCACCTGGAGGCGATCGGCGCGGCGATCCTCGCCGGCGGGCCGGCGGGCGAGGCTCCGGCGGCGGCGGCAGCGGCGGCGCGGTCGGCGCCGCCCCCGCCGGCCCCGCCGCGCCCCGGCGACCTGCTCCTGGACGGGATGGCGCGCTGCCTCACCGACGGCCTCGCCGCGGGGGCGGCCGCGCTGCGGACGGCGGCCGACGCCTTCCGCGCCCCGAACCTGCCGGACGAGGACGGCCTCCAGTGGGGCTGGCTCGCCGGCGTGGCCGCCGCGACGCTGTGGGACTACGGCACGTGGGACGCGCTCACCGACCGGTACGTCCGGCTCGTCCGGGGAGCGGGCCGGGCCGGGGAGCTGCCGCTGGCGCTGACCGCGCGGATCGCCGCGAAGGTCCTCGGCGGCGACCTGGCCGCCGCGGCGGCGCTGGTCGCCGAGGCGGAGACGGTGTCCGAGGCGACCGGGAACGCGCGGTCGCCCTACGGCGCGCTGATGCTGGCCGCCTGGCAGGGCCGGGAGGCGGGGACGGCGGCGCTGGCCAAGGCCGTCGCCGCCGAGGCCGCCTCCCGCGGCGACGGGCACGGGCCCGTCCTCGGCGCCTGGGCCACCGCCGTGCTCTGCAACGGGCTCGGCCGGTACCAGGACGCGCTGGCCGCCGCGGCCGGGTGCGCGGGGGACGGCCCGGCGGACGTGGCCACCGAGACGTGGGTGCTGCCCGAGTGCGTCGAGGCCGCCGTGCGGGGCGGCGCGCCGCAGCGGGCCGCCGCCCCGCTGCGCCGGCTGGAGGTCCTCGCGCGGACCGCCGGCACCGACTGGGCGCTCGGGCTCCACGCGCGCTCGCGGGCGCTCACCGGCACCGGCGCCACCGCCGAGGAGGACTACCGGGAGGCGATCGACCGGCTCGGCCGGACCCGGCTGCGCGGCGAGCTGGCCCGCGCCCACCTGCTCTACGGCGAATGGCTGCGCCGCGGGCGGCACCGGCGGCCGGCCCGCGAGCAGCTGCGGACCGCGCACGAGGCGTTCACCGAGATGGGCATGGGCGCCTTCGCCGAGCGGGCCGCCCGGGAGCTGTCGGCCACCGGGGAGCACGTCCGCAGGCGCGCCGCCGACACCGGCCGCGAGCTCACCGCGCAGGAGGCGCAGATCGTCCGGCTGGTCCGGGAGGGGCTGACCAACCCCGAGATCGGCGCGCGGATGTTCATCAGCCCCCGCACCGTCGAGTGGCACCTGCGCAAGATCTTCGCCAAGCTCGACGTGACCTCGCGCAAGCAGCTGCAGCCGCACGCGTCCGGAGCGTAG
- a CDS encoding sensor histidine kinase, whose amino-acid sequence MRTLADHANAAGARRTRRRIAVRHARAVLDALEQLVWGLATALLSFAALLAFLLAAPLYAVGAGRPLAPVWPRIVRAVAERERARLSRSGPELIPMGPAPSRPGAVRTDPVLRRDLGWLAVHGTAGLFLGMVGTTLAVNALQNVTYPLWWRLLPADNAAPTLVFWTVHRERDALAVAAFGVLLAVAFVIVGPGTARLQAWPGRRLLAPPPDADLSLRVAELSVTRAAALDAHATELRRIERSLHDGAQSRLVAVSMLIGATRRAVARDPAEADVLLERAQDAAEQALAELRAVVRGILPPVLADRGLARALDGLAADCGVPCRVDVDIPGRCAVSVEATAYFVTAEALTNISRHSGARQAAVVVRRSGGRLLLRVEDDGAGGADERAGSGLAGIRSRIEAHDGTLALTSPPGGPTVLRMELPCGS is encoded by the coding sequence GTGCGTACTCTGGCGGATCACGCGAACGCGGCCGGCGCCCGGCGGACCCGGCGGCGGATCGCCGTGCGGCACGCCCGCGCCGTGCTGGACGCGCTCGAGCAGCTCGTCTGGGGGCTGGCCACGGCCCTGCTGTCGTTCGCGGCCCTGCTGGCGTTCCTGCTGGCCGCGCCGCTGTACGCGGTGGGCGCCGGTCGGCCGCTGGCGCCGGTCTGGCCGCGGATCGTCCGGGCCGTCGCCGAGCGGGAGCGGGCGCGGCTGTCGCGGTCGGGCCCCGAGCTGATCCCGATGGGGCCCGCGCCGAGCCGGCCGGGGGCGGTCCGCACCGATCCGGTGCTGCGGCGCGACCTGGGCTGGCTCGCGGTGCACGGCACGGCGGGCCTGTTCCTCGGCATGGTCGGGACGACCCTGGCGGTCAACGCCCTGCAGAACGTGACGTACCCGCTGTGGTGGCGGCTGCTGCCGGCGGACAACGCGGCCCCGACGCTGGTCTTCTGGACGGTGCACCGCGAGCGCGACGCCCTCGCGGTCGCCGCGTTCGGCGTCCTGCTGGCCGTCGCGTTCGTGATCGTCGGGCCGGGCACGGCCCGGCTGCAGGCGTGGCCGGGCCGGCGCCTGCTGGCGCCGCCGCCCGACGCCGACCTGTCGCTGCGCGTCGCCGAGCTGTCGGTCACCCGCGCCGCCGCGCTCGACGCCCACGCGACCGAGCTGCGCCGCATCGAGCGCTCGCTGCACGACGGGGCGCAGAGCCGGCTGGTCGCCGTGTCCATGCTGATCGGCGCGACCCGCCGCGCGGTGGCCCGCGACCCGGCCGAGGCGGACGTCCTGCTGGAACGCGCGCAGGACGCCGCCGAGCAGGCGCTGGCCGAGCTCCGCGCGGTCGTGCGCGGCATCCTGCCGCCCGTCCTCGCCGACCGCGGGCTCGCGCGCGCCCTGGACGGCCTCGCCGCCGACTGCGGCGTCCCCTGCCGGGTGGACGTGGACATCCCCGGCCGCTGCGCCGTGTCCGTCGAGGCGACCGCCTACTTCGTGACGGCCGAGGCGCTCACCAACATCTCCCGGCACAGCGGCGCCCGGCAGGCCGCCGTGGTCGTCCGCCGCAGCGGCGGCCGGCTGCTGCTGCGCGTCGAGGACGACGGCGCCGGCGGCGCGGACGAGCGCGCCGGCTCCGGCCTCGCCGGCATCCGCAGCCGGATCGAGGCGCACGACGGCACCCTCGCCCTGACCAGCCCGCCCGGCGGGCCGACCGTTCTCCGGATGGAGCTGCCGTGCGGATCGTGA